The genomic region GGAGTGAGGGAACTTAGGGGACTAGTGAATTCAGCACGCTGATTGATGTTGAAGCTTCAAGATGGACTGAATATTTTATTGTATATAATGCCGGCTTCTGTGATTTATGTTCGCCCATTCTTGATCTTGATTGCAGGTATCGTATACAAAGTGATAAAAAAGTTGCTATCTGTAGTGTACATCCATCTGAGCAAGCCACATTGCAGTGTCTAGGTTGTGTTAAGGCCAAAATACCTGTTTCAAAAAGTTACCATTGTTCACCTAAGTGCTTCTCAGATGCATGGCAGCATCACCGTGTTTTGCATGACCGTGCTGCTAGTGCTGTAAATGAAAATGGAAATGAGGAAGAAGAGGTGTTTGGACGCTTCAATAGCTCTGGATCTGGAGTACTTAACACTAGCTTATCTGGTTCCGTGTCAAGCACGAGTTTGACGAATGGTTCAGCACCTTTATATCCTGCAGCTGTTACACAAAGGAGTGGTGGTGAAACATGGTTTGAAGTGGGCCGCTCTAAAACATATACACCAACAGCTGATGATATTGGGCATGTTCTAAAGTTTGAGTGTGTTGTGGTTGATGCTGAATCAAAAGCACCTGTGGGACATGTCAATACCATATTAACTTCCCGTGTCATTCCAGCACCCTCTCCAAGTCCACGCCGTCTGGTTCCTGTCAATGGAGTTGACGTGATGGGGCATTTAGATTCAGATGGCCGTATTTCATCTTCTGGAACTTTTACTGTGCTTTCATACAACATTTTGTCTGATGTGTATGCCACCAGTGAATCATACAGTTACTGCCCTTCATGGGCACTTTCTTGGCCATACCGCAGACAAAATTTGCTGCGGGAAATTGTTGGTTATCGCGCAGATATTGTTTGTCTCCAGGAGGTACACATTCACGCTTTATTAGTTCTCTCACGGTGATATTGATAATTAGAGCATTACGAGAATATCTTGGTATGCTcaagccaaattttttattgaattcatgACGATCAGGTTATAATTAAGGTTTGAAATACTGGCAAATGACACTTAAGAAAGTGGCAACAATTTTAAAGAACAATGACAAATGTTGCTTTAATTTCTAGCCATATTTGAAGGTATACCTGTCAACTAAATATTTGGAAGCATTGAATGCTACATGTCATAAAGAACTTATTCATTTCAGTGTAAGTTATGAAATAACTATGCATTTTGTATTAATTGAACTGATCATTGTCCCTTTCAGATTCAAAGTGATCATTTCGAGGAATTTTTTGCCCCTGAGCTGGACAAACATGGTTATCAAGCACTATacaagagaaaaacaaatgaGGTCTCTTAGCTCATCCTTTATACATATTATGGCTTGAATGAACTTCATTTGCGTTATGCTCATGGTTTTTTAAATTCTTCTGGCCTTTATTTTACATTCTCTGGCTTCAGGTTTACAATGGAAACACACAAACAATTGATGGTTGCGCAACATTTTTCCGTAGAGACAGATTTTCACATGTCAAAAAATATGAGGTTAGGAAAGTGCGATATATAACAGTGGATAtgtatttatgttttatttggTTCTTAGTGTGAAGCAATTTGTGTTTATGCAGGTTGAGTTTAATAAGGCTGCTCAGTCTTTGACTGATGCCATGATTCCAAGTAATCAGAAGAAAAGTGCTTTAAATCGATTAGTTAAGGTGGGCTTGTTATTTATGGATTATTTTGGGTTGAACCTGATCTTTTTGAATTGGTCTTAATCTAAGAAGCTCATCATACCTGGAACTCAATATGTCTGTAGGATAATGTTGCGCTCATAGTGGTTCTGGAAGCAAAATTCAGCAATCAGGGAGTTGATAATCCTGGGAAACGGCAACTTCTTTGTGTGGTATGAcatattttttatacttttaaTATTTGAATGGTCTTGTATGTTGAATTTGTTTGTACTCTTTGGGATTTGTTATCTTTTCAACTGCCCCAATATCAATGCACGGGCATCTTTCAAGGCATGTTGTAACACGTTTTCTGATGGAATGGAGTACAGGCAAATACACATGTAAATGTCCACCAAGACCTGAAGGATGTCAAACTCTGGCAGGTAACTTGTATTTTTTGTTCTTCCATATACATTAGTGTATTGGTTCAATCATTTTTAAGATGGCATTcaattgtttgttttcttgtgtTTCTGACCAGGTTCATACTCTCTTAAAAGGACTAGAAAAAATAGCTGCCAGTGCAGATATCCCGATGCTGGTGTGTGGGGATTTTAATTCAGTTCCTGGAAGGTCTGTTGATTGTTACTGATGATCTTTAGTTGGATTCTAGAATTTATTACCGGTACATTGTTTGCTTAAGCTACTGCTGAACTTTGTTGCAGCGCTCCTCATACACTTCTGGCTATGGGAAAGGTAGATCCATCGCATCCAGATTTACAAGTAGATCCTCTTAATATACTGCGCCCTCTCAGCAAGCTGATACATCAGCTGCCACTGGTAATACGTGCTTTCTGTTGTATTGGCTTCTTGATcatctttttgttattattgttgGGAGTGTGGAATATGCATATTTTTGGGTTATAGGGCTTGTGTTGATCTGAATTACTAATCCAACTCACAGGTTAGTGCATATTCATCATTCGCAAGATTGGGGGTTGGTCTTGGGATGGAGCAGCAGAGAAGGAGAATGGATCCCACCACAAATGAGCCGTTATTTACAAATTGCACTAGAGATTTCATTGGTACCCTAGATTACATATTCTACACTGGTAAGTTTATGGATTACAAGTTTGTTTGATATGTTCATTTTGATGCCTCACTTTGTTAGAACATTATTCATAAAAGGTAACATGTGGTTGCAGCTGACTCCTTAACGGTGGAGTCCTTGTTGGAGCTCTTGGATGAGGAAAGCTTAAGGAAAGACACAGCTCTTCCTTCTCCAGAGTGGTCATCAGATCACATTGCACTTTTAGCCG from Pyrus communis chromosome 9, drPyrComm1.1, whole genome shotgun sequence harbors:
- the LOC137746258 gene encoding carbon catabolite repressor protein 4 homolog 1-like, with product MLSVLRVHLPSDIPIVGCELTPYVLLRRPDNAVTTDDVPESAPLDGHFLRYKWYRIQSDKKVAICSVHPSEQATLQCLGCVKAKIPVSKSYHCSPKCFSDAWQHHRVLHDRAASAVNENGNEEEEVFGRFNSSGSGVLNTSLSGSVSSTSLTNGSAPLYPAAVTQRSGGETWFEVGRSKTYTPTADDIGHVLKFECVVVDAESKAPVGHVNTILTSRVIPAPSPSPRRLVPVNGVDVMGHLDSDGRISSSGTFTVLSYNILSDVYATSESYSYCPSWALSWPYRRQNLLREIVGYRADIVCLQEIQSDHFEEFFAPELDKHGYQALYKRKTNEVYNGNTQTIDGCATFFRRDRFSHVKKYEVEFNKAAQSLTDAMIPSNQKKSALNRLVKDNVALIVVLEAKFSNQGVDNPGKRQLLCVANTHVNVHQDLKDVKLWQVHTLLKGLEKIAASADIPMLVCGDFNSVPGSAPHTLLAMGKVDPSHPDLQVDPLNILRPLSKLIHQLPLVSAYSSFARLGVGLGMEQQRRRMDPTTNEPLFTNCTRDFIGTLDYIFYTADSLTVESLLELLDEESLRKDTALPSPEWSSDHIALLAEFRCKPRIRR